In Symphalangus syndactylus isolate Jambi chromosome 15, NHGRI_mSymSyn1-v2.1_pri, whole genome shotgun sequence, the following are encoded in one genomic region:
- the IL17D gene encoding interleukin-17D isoform X4: MPPSYLLQRISYDPARYPRYLPEAYCLCRGCLTGLFGEEDVRFRSAPVYMPTVVLRRTPACAGGRSVYTEAYVTIPVGCTCVPEPEKDADSINSSIDKQGAKLLLGPNDAPAGP, encoded by the coding sequence AATCTCCTACGACCCGGCGAGGTACCCCAGGTACCTGCCTGAAGCCTACTGCCTGTGCCGGGGCTGCCTGACCGGGCTGTTCGGCGAGGAGGACGTGCGCTTCCGCAGCGCCCCTGTCTACATGCCCACCGTCGTCCTGCGCCGCACCCCTGCCTGCGCCGGCGGCCGTTCCGTCTACACCGAGGCCTACGTCACCATCCCCGTGGGCTGCACCTGCGTCCCCGAGCCGGAGAAGGACGCAGACAGCATCAACTCCAGCATCGACAAACAGGGCGCCAAGCTCCTGCTGGGCCCCAACGACGCGCCCGCTGGCCCCTGA